A single window of Aspergillus oryzae RIB40 DNA, chromosome 8 DNA harbors:
- a CDS encoding sugar porter family MFS transporter (predicted transporter (major facilitator superfamily)), whose product MGVETSAEHGEMISPAGAPQYSSQESVAANKPMEIGVDTPVPRITLRAFVMGAFVSMGGLLFGYDTGQISGFQEMDNYLERYGQLNDEGKYYFSHVRSGLIVSLLSIGTLIGALVAAPIADKLGRKWSITFWCIILNVGLIIQISSPAGKWVQMVMGRWVTGLGVGGCSLLVPMYQGESAPRQVRGAMISCYQLFVTLGIFLSYCINLGTEHLEGTEQWRITLGLTFLFALILGGGMACFPESPRFEFRHGRVDSARNTMSKLYGVPENHRVILQEIEEIQQQLDAESQEQVWHEFITAPRMLYRIALGMVLQSLQQLTGANYFFYYGTTIFQGAGISNSFITQVILGAVNFGTTFGGLYIVENFGRRKSLIAGAAFMFVCFMIFASIGHFMLDVQNPENTPGPGKGMVVVACFFITAYAMTWGPMIWAICAELFPSKYRAKGMALATASNWLWNFLIGFFTPFITGAIDFAYGYVFAGCLAVAALVVYFFVIEGKGRTLEELDWMYVNKVAPWKSSNFEMPSLHDQQYGNQHGRKESRSYHAENA is encoded by the exons ATGGGTGTTGAGACTTCTGCCGAGCATGGGGAGATGATCAGCCCAGCTGGCGCTCCCCAATACTCCAGCCAAGAATCCGTGGCTGCTAACAAGCCTATGGAAATTGGTGTTGACACTCCCGTTCCCCGCATTACCCTGCGGGCGTTTGTTATGGGTGCCTTCGTTTCTATGGGTGGTCTTCTTTTCGGATACGACACCGGTCAGATCTCCGGTTTCCAAGAGATGGATAACTATCTTGAACGCTATGGTCAACTGAACGATGAGGGTAAATATTATTTCAGCCATGTCCGCTCCGGTCTTATTGTCAGTCTGTTATCCATCGGTACCTTGATTGGTGCTCTGGTTGCCGCTCCTATAGCCGATAAGCTTGGTCGTAAATGGTCTATCACTTTCTGGTGTATCATCCTCAATGTCGGCTTGATTATTCAGATCTCTTCCCCTGCCGGTAAATGGGTTCAGATGGTCATGGGCCGTTGGGTGACTGGTCTTGGCGTTGGTGGTTGCTCCCTGCTCGTTCCCATGTACCAGGGTGAGAGTGCTCCTCGCCAGGTCCGTGGTGCCATGATCAGTTGCTACCAGCTGTTCGTCACTCTTGgtatcttcctttcctacTGCATTAACTTGGGAACCGAGCATCTCGAAGGCACTGAGCAGTGGCGGATTACCTTGGGTCTTACCTTCCTCTTTGCTCTCATTCTCGGTGGTGGCATGGCTTGCTTCCCTGAGAGCCCACGTTTCGAGTTCCGTCACGGCCGTGTCGATAGTGCTCGTAACACCATGTCCAAGCTCTATGGTGTCCCCGAGAACCACCGCGTCATCCTCCAGGAAATCGAGGAGATCCAGCAACAACTCGACGCCGAATCCCAAGAGCAGGTGTGGCACGAGTTCATCACCGCTCCTCGCATGTTGTACCGTATCGCCCTGGGTATGGTTCTGCAGTCTTTGCAACAGCTGACTGGTGCCAACTACTTCTTCTATTAT GGTACCACTATCTTCCAAGGTGCCGGTATCTCCAACAGCTTCATCACCCAAGTTATTCTTGGTGCTGTTAACTTCGGTACCACTTTCGGTGGTCTCTACATTGTTGAGAACTTCGGTCGTCGCAAGTCTCTCATCGCTGGTGCTGCTTTCATGTTTGTTTGCTTCATGATCTTCGCTTCTATTGGCCACTTCATGTTGGACGTTCAGAACCCCGAAAACACTCCCGGACCTGGTAAGGGCATGGTTGTTGTCGCCTGTTTCTTCATCACCGCCTACGCCATGACCTGGGGTCCCATGATCTGGGCTATCTGCGCCGAACTGTTCCCTTCCAAGTACCGTGCCAAGGGTATGGCTCTGGCCACCGCATCCAACTGGCTCTGGAACTTCCTCATCGGTTTTTTCACCCCATTCATCACCGGTGCAATTGACTTTGCCTACGGATACGTCTTCGCTGGATGCTTGGCTGTCGCTGCTCTCGTCGTCtacttcttcgtcatcgagGGTAAGGGCCGCACTCTCGAGGAGCTCGACTGGATGTACGTCAACAAGGTCGCTCcctggaagagcagcaactTTGAGatgccttctcttcacgACCAGCAGTATGGCAACCAGCATGGTCGCAAGGAATCTCGCTCTTATCACGCCGAGAACGCATAA
- a CDS encoding phosphatidylserine decarboxylase (predicted protein) has product MSVPQYVAKEALVRDLRDFISRDADRTKRFNDAIATAVAGSAGAHDEMANEGIKTLDYLRFCDDLLQWVPKVSSKGDELLQKILVFYWVFDQPALRGLQTEIQPQNSNTDLSWLSYWLVTFARQQGLFLSTPQSAASVYSFYRNEKYNQEADLWVEPKSGWVSFNHWFAREWKDIDSARPLAGPNDDKVIVSVADSKFNGDWDIVDGNVTISGIDAKGVEWPIDKLLQTTTIDYHNGTFMHAFLGPTDYHRQHAPVSGEIIEVKNIQDQVYLQVATKNGGHLSGDRRLIRNPHMITRRRERLLSGGHGYYNLDAPDNAGYQWCQTRGLIVIQTKDYGKVAVLPIGMAQVSSVVMTVKKGDHVKKGDNISYFQFGGSDVVVVFEKKVTFKSGLKPGETKLNVRSELARFQ; this is encoded by the coding sequence ATGTCCGTACCACAGTACGTCGCCAAGGAGGCTTTAGTCCGCGACCTGAGAGACTTCATCAGTCGCGACGCAGACCGTACCAAGCGCTTCAACGATGCCATCGCAACCGCTGTGGCCGGTAGCGCAGGTGCCCATGACGAAATGGCCAATGAAGGCATCAAGACCTTAGACTACCTCCGCTTCTGCGACGACCTTCTCCAATGGGTTCCCAAGGTCAGCAGCAAGGGCGACGAGctcctgcagaagatccTCGTCTTCTACTGGGTCTTCGACCAGCCCGCACTCCGGGGTCTCCAAACGGAAATCCAGCCACAGAACTCCAACACCGATCTCAGCTGGCTTTCCTACTGGCTTGTAACATTCGCGCGCCAACAGGGCTTATTCCTGAGCACGCCGCAGTCCGCTGCCTCCGTGTACTCGTTCTATAGAAACGAGAAGTATAACCAGGAGGCCGATCTCTGGGTGGAACCCAAGTCCGGGTGGGTGTCGTTCAATCACTGGTTTGCTCGCGAGTGGAAAGATATCGACTCGGCTCGTCCGCTCGCGGGGCCAAATGACGACAAGGTCATTGTCAGTGTAGCCGACTCCAAGTTCAACGGTGATTGGGATATCGTAGATGGTAACGTTACCATCAGCGGCATCGATGCTAAGGGGGTAGAATGGCCGATCGACAAACTATTGCAAACCACGACGATCGATTACCACAACGGGACGTTCATGCATGCTTTCCTGGGCCCTACCGACTACCACCGCCAGCACGCGCCTGTGAGTGGTGAGATCATTGAGGTCAAGAATATCCAGGACCAGGTCTACCTCCAGGTTGCTACCAAGAATGGTGGTCACTTGTCCGGCGACCGAAGACTGATCCGGAACCCGCATATGATCACAAGACGCAGGGAAAGGCTCCTGAGTGGCGGTCATGGCTATTACAATCTGGATGCTCCGGACAACGCCGGTTATCAATGGTGTCAGACCCGTGGGCTCATCGTCATTCAGACGAAAGACTATGGTAAGGTGGCGGTGTTGCCCATTGGCATGGCTCAGGTATCATCCGTTGTGATGACCGTGAAGAAAGGCGACCATGTCAAGAAGGGCGACAACATCTCGTACTTCCAATTTGGGGGCTCGGACGTGGTTGTcgtcttcgagaagaaggtcacttTCAAGTCCGGTCTGAAGCCGGGTGAGACAAAATTGAACGTGCGGTCGGAATTGGCGAGGTTTCAGTGA